In a genomic window of Streptococcus oralis subsp. tigurinus:
- the ileS gene encoding isoleucine--tRNA ligase, with translation MKLKDTLNLGKTAFPMRAGLPTKEPLWQKEWEDAKLYQRRQELNQGKPHFTLHDGPPYANGNIHVGHAMNKISKDIIVRSKSMSGFYAPYIPGWDTHGLPIEQVLAKQGVKRKEMDLVEYLKLCREYALSQVDKQREDFKRLGVSGDWENPYVTLTPDYEAAQIRVFGEMAKKGYIYRGAKPVYWSWSSESALAEAEIEYHDLLSTSLYYANRVKDGKGVLDTDTYIVVWTTTPFTITASRGLTVGADIDYVLVQPAGESRKFVVAAELLTSLSEKFGWTDVQVLATYRGQELNKIVTAHPWDTAVDELVILGDHVTTDSGTGIVHTAPGFGEDDYNVGVANGLEVAVTVNERGIMMENAGPEFAGQFYDKVVPTVIEKLGDLLLAQEEISHSYPFDWRTKKPIIWRAVPQWFASVSKFRQEILDEIEKVKFHSEWGKVRLYNMIRDRGDWVISRQRAWGVPLPIFYAEDGTPIMTAETIEHVAQLFEEHGSIIWWERDAKDLLPEGFTHPGSPNGEFKKETDIMDVWFDSGSSWNGVVVNRPELTYPADLYLEGSDQYRGWFNSSLITSVANHGVAPYKQILSQGFALDGKGEKMSKSLGNTIAPSDVEKQFGAEILRLWVTSVDSSNDVRISMDILSQVSETYRKIRNTLRFLIANTSDFNPAQDAVAYDELRSVDKYMTIRFNQLVKTIRDAYANFEFLTIYKALVNFINVDLSAFYLDFAKDVVYIEGAKSLERRQMQTVFYDVLVKITKLLTPILPHTAEEIWSYLEFEAEEFVQLSELPEAETFANQEEILDTWSAFMDFRGQAQKALEEARNAKVIGKSLEAHLTVYPNEVVKTLLGAVDSNVAQLLIVSELNIAEGTAPEGAVSFEDVAFTVERAAGEVCDRCRRIDPTTAERSYHAVICDHCASIVEENFADAVAEGFEAK, from the coding sequence ATGAAACTCAAAGATACCCTTAACCTTGGGAAAACAGCTTTCCCAATGCGTGCAGGACTTCCTACCAAAGAGCCACTTTGGCAAAAGGAATGGGAAGATGCAAAACTTTACCAACGTCGTCAAGAATTGAACCAAGGAAAACCGCATTTCACCTTGCATGATGGACCTCCGTATGCAAACGGAAATATCCACGTTGGACATGCCATGAACAAGATTTCCAAAGATATTATTGTTCGTTCTAAGTCTATGTCAGGATTTTACGCACCTTATATTCCTGGTTGGGATACTCATGGTCTGCCAATCGAGCAAGTCTTGGCAAAACAAGGCGTGAAACGTAAAGAAATGGACTTGGTTGAGTACTTGAAACTTTGCCGCGAGTATGCTCTTTCTCAGGTAGATAAACAACGCGAAGACTTTAAACGTTTGGGTGTTTCTGGTGACTGGGAAAACCCTTATGTGACCTTGACTCCGGACTATGAAGCGGCTCAAATCCGTGTCTTTGGTGAAATGGCTAAGAAAGGCTACATCTACCGTGGCGCCAAGCCGGTTTACTGGTCATGGTCATCTGAGTCAGCTCTTGCAGAAGCGGAAATTGAATACCATGACTTGCTTTCAACTTCCCTTTACTATGCTAACCGCGTCAAAGATGGCAAAGGTGTCCTAGATACAGATACTTATATCGTCGTCTGGACAACAACTCCATTCACTATCACAGCATCTCGTGGTTTGACAGTTGGAGCAGATATTGATTATGTATTGGTACAACCAGCTGGCGAATCTCGTAAGTTTGTGGTTGCTGCAGAATTGTTGACTAGTTTGTCTGAAAAGTTTGGTTGGACTGATGTTCAGGTCTTGGCGACCTACCGTGGTCAAGAATTGAATAAAATTGTGACAGCTCACCCATGGGATACAGCTGTAGATGAGTTGGTAATCCTTGGTGACCACGTTACGACTGACTCTGGTACAGGTATCGTCCATACAGCCCCTGGTTTTGGTGAGGACGACTACAATGTTGGTGTTGCCAATGGCCTTGAAGTTGCTGTAACAGTTAACGAACGCGGTATTATGATGGAAAATGCTGGTCCTGAATTTGCGGGTCAGTTCTATGACAAGGTTGTGCCGACTGTTATCGAAAAACTGGGCGATTTGCTCCTTGCTCAAGAAGAAATCTCTCACTCGTACCCATTTGACTGGCGTACGAAAAAACCAATCATCTGGCGTGCAGTTCCACAATGGTTTGCCTCTGTATCTAAATTCCGCCAAGAAATCTTGGACGAAATTGAAAAAGTGAAGTTCCACTCAGAATGGGGGAAAGTGCGTCTTTACAACATGATTCGCGACCGTGGCGACTGGGTCATCTCTCGTCAACGTGCTTGGGGAGTTCCACTTCCTATCTTCTATGCAGAAGACGGAACACCAATCATGACAGCTGAAACGATTGAGCACGTGGCTCAACTCTTTGAGGAACACGGTTCTATCATCTGGTGGGAACGTGATGCAAAGGATCTCTTGCCAGAAGGATTTACGCATCCAGGTTCACCAAATGGCGAGTTCAAAAAAGAAACAGACATCATGGACGTTTGGTTTGACTCAGGTTCGTCATGGAATGGTGTTGTAGTAAACCGTCCAGAGTTGACTTACCCAGCAGATCTTTACCTTGAAGGTTCTGACCAGTACCGTGGTTGGTTCAACTCATCACTTATCACATCTGTTGCTAACCATGGCGTTGCTCCTTACAAACAAATCTTGTCACAAGGATTTGCGCTTGATGGTAAAGGTGAGAAGATGTCTAAATCTCTTGGAAATACCATTGCTCCAAGTGATGTTGAAAAACAATTTGGTGCGGAAATCTTGCGTCTCTGGGTAACAAGTGTGGACTCAAGCAACGACGTGCGTATCTCTATGGATATCTTGAGCCAAGTCTCTGAAACTTACCGTAAGATCCGGAACACACTTCGCTTCTTGATTGCCAATACATCTGACTTTAACCCAGCTCAAGACGCAGTAGCTTACGATGAGCTTCGTTCTGTTGACAAGTACATGACCATTCGCTTTAACCAGCTTGTGAAAACGATTCGTGATGCTTATGCCAACTTTGAATTCTTGACAATTTACAAGGCCTTGGTGAACTTCATCAACGTTGATTTGTCAGCCTTCTACCTTGACTTCGCTAAAGACGTTGTTTACATCGAAGGTGCCAAATCACTCGAACGCCGTCAAATGCAGACAGTCTTCTATGACGTTCTTGTCAAAATCACCAAACTCTTGACACCAATCCTTCCTCACACTGCAGAAGAAATCTGGTCATATCTTGAGTTTGAAGCTGAAGAATTTGTTCAATTGTCAGAATTGCCAGAAGCAGAAACTTTTGCCAACCAAGAAGAAATCTTGGATACATGGTCAGCCTTCATGGATTTCCGTGGACAAGCTCAAAAAGCCTTGGAAGAAGCGCGTAATGCAAAAGTTATCGGTAAATCACTCGAAGCACACTTGACAGTTTATCCAAATGAAGTGGTGAAAACTCTTCTTGGAGCAGTGGATAGCAATGTAGCTCAACTTTTGATCGTGTCAGAATTGAACATCGCTGAAGGTACAGCTCCAGAAGGCGCAGTTAGCTTTGAGGATGTTGCCTTTACAGTTGAACGCGCTGCAGGTGAAGTTTGTGACCGTTGCCGTCGTATCGACCCAACTACTGCAGAACGCAGCTACCACGCAGTTATCTGTGACCACTGTGCAAGCATCGTAGAAGAAAACTTTGCGGATGCAGTTGCAGAAGGATTTGAAGCGAAATAA